From the genome of Flavobacterium ovatum, one region includes:
- a CDS encoding response regulator transcription factor produces the protein MNIESVSKTKKNILIVDDHPFIIQGYKNAITRYEPNQFEFIIAEAKDCESAFHVITNPEHNFDIAFLDISMPSFEEKNLFSGEDLAKLIIEYMPDCKIIMLTMFTEFLKLKTLISSINPRGLVIKNDLTFDELLFAFDKVIKNQIYYSKSILEMLEAHDNTIEVDLFDKQILFHMSKGTKLKDLPQFVPISINAIEVRRANLKELLNVLSDSDADLVKAAKSKGLLF, from the coding sequence ATGAATATTGAATCAGTTTCTAAAACCAAAAAAAATATTTTAATTGTTGACGATCATCCTTTTATTATTCAAGGATATAAAAATGCAATTACTAGATATGAGCCCAATCAATTTGAGTTTATTATTGCTGAAGCCAAAGATTGCGAATCTGCTTTTCATGTTATAACAAATCCGGAACATAATTTTGATATTGCTTTTTTAGATATCAGTATGCCTTCTTTTGAAGAAAAAAACCTTTTCTCTGGTGAAGATTTGGCTAAGTTGATTATCGAATACATGCCCGATTGTAAAATCATTATGTTGACGATGTTTACAGAGTTTTTAAAGCTGAAAACATTAATTAGTAGTATAAACCCAAGAGGGTTGGTTATAAAAAATGATTTGACTTTTGATGAATTACTTTTTGCTTTTGATAAAGTAATAAAAAATCAAATTTATTACAGCAAGTCAATCTTAGAGATGTTAGAAGCTCACGACAATACAATTGAAGTTGATTTATTCGATAAGCAAATTTTATTTCATATGTCTAAAGGGACAAAACTAAAAGACCTTCCGCAATTTGTTCCAATTTCAATAAATGCCATTGAAGTGCGAAGGGCTAATTTAAAGGAGTTGCTAAATGTCTTAAGTGATTCAGATGCGGATCTTGTAAAAGCAGCAAAAAGCAAGGGATTGTTGTTTTAG
- a CDS encoding ATP-binding protein gives MTAFFYATNLKLVFLVKLKILLKTIARNLIFWLSFVFFGCTPKKSNDKIIGVTNDSLTIYFTLANDFNLPIEKRFEYINKANNIVTSQENDSLNRINLFKIANRYYNTNSMKEYCKTVNLVLENSEKVADTVSLAKAYGYLGDYYRIKAVSDSSFLFYYKAEKIYDRHNDKYELAKTLINKSDLLFRVGDFISSEKEVFKVLRLLKDDKNLIVKEIHYDAYNTLGMVYNGLREFDNAIIYHNKALKTLAETEIIGKSQTMAISYLNLGLVYVNLKKYDIAKDYFTKGIEQQNIDNQDSNIYALLLDNLGYSKFKLNDQDGLPELFYKSLNIRDSFNFKSEIPLNKIHLSEYYNFKKDKVRSLKFAIEALAAARKINSSREILAALKHIAIIDPKNAGKYSKEYITLNDELQREERKVGEKFSRIQFETDVIKGEYTDLESKNRNLVYVFSFFIIIGLFIYIVKSHKTKNRELQYKQRQQQANEDIYNLIITQQNTIETSRVEEKKRVAQELHDGVLGRMFGVRMNLEGLNSYNDDLAVSQRKSYIVELKNIEQDIREISHDLNREKSELINNFVAIVDNLFEEQRKTFPSKLISNIDSSINWDIMPNGIKINLFRIIQESLQNCNKYANANSITVEIRKVNENINLSIQDDGMGFNVNLKKKGIGLQNMTSRAKECKGEFNVKSKNGEGTKITVIIPIEQKQIPT, from the coding sequence TTGACAGCCTTTTTTTATGCCACTAATTTAAAATTAGTATTTTTGGTAAAATTGAAAATACTATTGAAGACTATTGCTAGAAATTTAATTTTTTGGTTATCATTTGTTTTTTTTGGGTGTACACCCAAAAAATCAAATGATAAAATAATTGGAGTAACCAATGATAGTTTGACTATTTATTTCACATTAGCGAATGATTTTAATTTACCTATTGAGAAAAGATTTGAATATATTAATAAGGCTAATAATATTGTAACCAGCCAAGAAAATGACTCTTTAAATCGAATAAATCTTTTTAAAATAGCAAATAGGTATTATAATACTAATTCAATGAAAGAATATTGTAAAACTGTTAATTTAGTTTTAGAAAATTCGGAAAAAGTTGCGGATACAGTTAGTCTCGCAAAAGCCTATGGCTATTTAGGAGATTATTATCGGATAAAAGCAGTTTCAGATTCTTCTTTCTTATTTTATTATAAGGCGGAAAAAATTTATGATAGACATAATGACAAATATGAATTGGCTAAAACACTAATAAATAAGTCAGATTTATTGTTTAGAGTTGGTGATTTTATCAGTAGTGAAAAAGAAGTTTTTAAGGTGCTTAGATTGCTTAAAGACGACAAAAATTTAATTGTTAAAGAAATTCATTATGACGCCTATAATACATTAGGAATGGTGTATAATGGATTGAGAGAGTTCGATAATGCAATTATTTATCATAATAAGGCGCTAAAAACCCTTGCTGAAACGGAAATAATTGGAAAAAGTCAAACTATGGCGATTTCCTATTTAAACCTTGGATTAGTGTATGTGAATTTGAAAAAATATGATATAGCTAAAGATTATTTTACCAAGGGTATAGAACAGCAAAATATAGATAATCAGGATTCTAATATTTATGCTTTATTGTTAGACAATTTAGGATATTCCAAATTTAAACTAAATGATCAAGATGGTTTACCTGAACTGTTTTATAAATCTTTAAATATTAGAGATAGCTTTAATTTTAAATCAGAGATTCCATTAAACAAAATACATCTTTCAGAGTATTATAATTTTAAAAAGGATAAAGTGCGGTCTTTGAAATTTGCTATTGAAGCACTTGCTGCTGCGAGAAAAATCAATTCGTCACGTGAAATTTTGGCGGCATTGAAACATATTGCCATTATTGATCCGAAAAATGCTGGAAAATACTCTAAGGAATACATCACTCTTAATGATGAATTACAGAGGGAAGAACGTAAAGTAGGTGAAAAATTTTCTCGTATTCAATTCGAAACAGATGTGATCAAAGGAGAATATACAGACTTGGAATCTAAAAATAGAAATTTAGTTTATGTTTTTAGTTTCTTTATTATTATAGGTCTGTTTATCTATATAGTAAAATCTCATAAAACTAAAAACAGAGAGCTTCAATACAAGCAGCGTCAGCAGCAAGCAAACGAAGATATTTATAATTTGATAATTACTCAACAAAATACGATAGAAACGAGTAGGGTTGAAGAGAAAAAGAGAGTAGCGCAAGAACTACACGATGGTGTTTTAGGAAGAATGTTTGGTGTTAGAATGAATTTAGAAGGGTTGAATAGCTATAATGATGATTTAGCTGTTTCGCAAAGAAAAAGTTATATTGTAGAGTTAAAAAATATTGAACAAGATATTCGTGAAATTTCACACGATTTGAATAGGGAAAAATCAGAATTAATTAATAACTTCGTAGCGATTGTTGATAATTTATTTGAAGAACAGAGAAAAACCTTTCCATCTAAATTAATTTCGAATATTGATAGTTCTATAAATTGGGATATAATGCCTAATGGGATAAAAATTAATCTATTTCGAATCATTCAAGAATCATTGCAAAATTGTAATAAATATGCTAATGCAAACTCAATTACTGTCGAAATAAGAAAGGTAAATGAGAATATTAATTTATCAATTCAAGATGACGGAATGGGGTTTAACGTTAATTTAAAGAAAAAAGGAATTGGATTGCAAAATATGACATCTAGAGCTAAAGAATGCAAAGGAGAGTTTAATGTGAAATCCAAAAATGGAGAAGGGACAAAAATAACTGTAATAATACCTATAGAACAAAAACAAATACCCACATAG
- a CDS encoding LytTR family DNA-binding domain-containing protein produces MNYSYIIIDDNQENALETKAIADGFSELSYLGIASDYDEGLNLILEHKPKLIFLEIEPANKKSNLSLALISELYRYLNVVPKIIVTTSKKELAFEAIQYEVADYFIKPVTRIDMMKSLLKIEKSKTNDQSIPSSSKVEPKTDIVPKVAKPETSSIIEPLILCIKSYGDYRYIDTRDIAYFQADNNSTDIHLNNGEMITAFKTLKHFEGVLSYPFVRIHNSYIVNSSCISRIHTGNSVCYIKNTAIKLPFSKSYKGNVDIIIAEISSGNYLEI; encoded by the coding sequence ATGAACTATTCATACATTATTATTGATGACAATCAAGAAAATGCTCTAGAGACGAAAGCTATCGCCGATGGTTTTTCGGAGCTTTCTTATTTGGGTATTGCTAGTGATTATGATGAAGGGCTTAATTTAATACTGGAACACAAGCCGAAACTGATTTTTCTTGAAATTGAGCCTGCTAATAAAAAAAGTAATTTATCATTGGCGCTTATAAGTGAATTATACAGATACTTAAATGTCGTCCCTAAGATTATAGTTACTACTTCTAAAAAGGAGCTAGCTTTTGAAGCTATTCAATATGAAGTAGCAGATTATTTTATCAAGCCAGTTACTCGCATTGATATGATGAAATCATTGTTAAAAATTGAAAAGTCAAAAACAAACGATCAGTCAATACCTTCATCGTCTAAGGTTGAGCCCAAAACCGATATTGTCCCAAAGGTTGCTAAACCTGAAACCTCTTCAATTATAGAACCACTTATTTTGTGTATTAAGTCATATGGTGACTATAGATATATAGACACAAGGGATATTGCCTATTTTCAAGCAGATAATAATTCTACAGATATTCATTTGAATAATGGAGAAATGATTACCGCTTTCAAAACCTTAAAGCATTTTGAAGGGGTTCTTTCATATCCTTTTGTTCGTATTCATAATAGTTATATTGTAAATAGTAGTTGTATTTCAAGAATACATACAGGTAACTCTGTCTGTTATATTAAAAATACCGCTATCAAACTACCGTTCTCTAAATCTTATAAGGGGAATGTAGATATAATTATAGCTGAAATTTCAAGTGGAAATTACCTGGAAATCTAA
- a CDS encoding glycine--tRNA ligase, which translates to MAKQEDIFKNVVSHAKEYGFIFPSSEVYDGLSAVYDYAQNGVELKKNIREYWWKSMVQMNDNIVGLDAAILMHPTTWKASGHVDAFNDPLIDNKDSKKRYRADVLIEDYAEKLNQKAIKEIEKARTRFGEAFNEQEFVTTNARVVEYKAKERQILERMARSLGNEDLADVKALIEELEIACPDSGSRNWTEVRQFNLMFGTKLGASADSAMDLYLRPETAQGIFVNFLNVQKSGRMKIPFGIAQTGKAFRNEIVARQFIFRMREFEQMEMQFFVRPGEEMKHYEFWKEARLKWHLSLGLGKANYRFHDHEKLAHYANAAADIEFNFPFGFKELEGIHSRTDFDLKAHEQHSGRKLQYFDAELNKNYVPYVVETSLGLDRMFLAVFATSLQEEVLEDGSSRTVLKLPSVLAPTKAAVLPLVKKDGLPKIAHQIIADLKWDFNVAYDEKDAVGRRYRRQDALGTPFCITVDHQTIEDQTVTIRHRDTMKQDRVAISDLKSIIENEVSMKNWLMKM; encoded by the coding sequence ATGGCTAAACAAGAAGATATTTTTAAGAATGTAGTTTCGCACGCAAAAGAGTACGGATTTATTTTTCCGTCAAGCGAAGTTTACGATGGTTTAAGTGCAGTATATGATTACGCACAGAATGGTGTTGAATTGAAAAAGAACATCCGTGAATACTGGTGGAAATCCATGGTTCAAATGAATGACAATATTGTGGGGCTTGATGCCGCAATATTAATGCATCCAACCACTTGGAAAGCCTCAGGCCACGTAGATGCTTTTAATGATCCATTAATTGATAATAAAGATTCCAAAAAACGATATAGAGCCGATGTTTTGATTGAAGATTATGCCGAAAAGCTAAATCAAAAAGCAATCAAAGAAATCGAGAAAGCAAGAACTCGTTTTGGAGAGGCTTTCAACGAACAAGAATTTGTTACTACAAACGCTAGAGTGGTTGAATATAAAGCTAAAGAAAGACAAATCTTGGAGCGCATGGCTCGTTCTTTAGGAAATGAAGATTTAGCAGATGTAAAGGCGCTAATCGAAGAATTAGAAATTGCTTGTCCAGATTCGGGTTCTAGAAATTGGACTGAAGTACGTCAGTTTAACTTGATGTTTGGCACCAAATTAGGTGCTTCTGCAGATTCCGCAATGGATTTGTATTTACGTCCCGAAACAGCTCAAGGAATTTTTGTGAATTTCTTGAATGTGCAAAAATCTGGAAGAATGAAAATTCCTTTTGGTATTGCACAAACCGGTAAGGCTTTTAGAAATGAAATTGTTGCGAGACAATTCATCTTCCGTATGCGTGAGTTTGAACAAATGGAAATGCAATTTTTTGTACGTCCAGGCGAAGAAATGAAGCATTATGAATTCTGGAAAGAAGCCCGTTTAAAATGGCATTTGTCATTAGGATTGGGTAAAGCAAATTACCGTTTTCACGATCACGAAAAATTAGCACATTACGCTAATGCTGCGGCAGATATTGAGTTTAATTTCCCATTTGGTTTCAAAGAGCTAGAAGGAATTCACTCTCGTACTGACTTTGATTTAAAAGCACACGAGCAACATTCGGGTAGAAAATTACAGTATTTTGATGCCGAATTGAATAAAAACTATGTGCCTTATGTAGTAGAAACTTCATTAGGATTAGATAGAATGTTCTTGGCTGTTTTTGCTACTTCGTTGCAAGAAGAAGTTTTAGAAGACGGTTCCTCTAGAACTGTTTTAAAACTTCCATCAGTTTTGGCACCAACGAAAGCTGCTGTTTTACCTTTAGTTAAAAAAGATGGATTACCGAAAATAGCACATCAAATTATAGCTGACTTGAAATGGGATTTTAACGTGGCTTATGACGAAAAAGATGCCGTAGGTCGTCGATATAGAAGGCAGGATGCTTTAGGGACTCCTTTTTGTATTACGGTTGATCATCAAACTATTGAAGATCAAACAGTAACTATTCGTCATAGAGATACAATGAAACAAGATCGTGTAGCGATATCCGATTTAAAATCAATCATTGAAAATGAAGTGTCAATGAAAAACTGGTTAATGAAAATGTAA
- a CDS encoding ComF family protein codes for MLKQILNLFFPPICTGCKTLLLANEYIICTNCRHEIPLTNHHLLKENEAFKKFYGRIDIEHASALFYFHKKGIVQELIHNLKYRGHQEIGTLIGEWYIEDLKKIKSLQTAYAVIPVPLHPKKYKTRGYNQVSKFAQTLSIGLNIYYEDQILIRTKHTKTQSKKNLLGRTENIESLFDVKFSEKDRRKHFILIDDIITTGATLEACCRALQKIPEVRISIICMAMAQS; via the coding sequence ATGTTAAAACAGATCTTAAATTTATTCTTTCCGCCAATTTGTACGGGTTGTAAGACATTACTTTTAGCAAATGAATATATTATTTGTACCAATTGCAGGCATGAAATCCCACTAACTAACCATCATCTTTTGAAAGAAAATGAAGCTTTTAAAAAATTTTATGGTCGAATAGACATTGAACATGCTTCAGCCTTATTCTATTTTCATAAAAAAGGAATTGTACAAGAGTTAATTCATAATTTAAAATACCGTGGACATCAGGAAATAGGCACTTTAATTGGAGAGTGGTATATTGAAGATTTAAAAAAAATAAAATCCTTACAAACGGCTTATGCCGTTATTCCTGTACCACTACATCCAAAAAAATATAAAACTAGAGGTTATAATCAAGTTAGCAAATTTGCCCAAACATTATCAATAGGATTAAATATTTATTATGAAGATCAAATATTGATTCGGACAAAACACACCAAAACACAATCTAAGAAAAACCTTCTAGGAAGAACAGAGAATATTGAAAGTCTATTTGACGTGAAATTTTCCGAAAAAGATCGTCGAAAGCATTTCATTCTTATTGACGACATCATCACAACTGGAGCCACTCTTGAAGCCTGCTGCAGAGCCTTGCAAAAAATTCCAGAAGTCAGAATTAGTATTATTTGTATGGCAATGGCACAATCATAA
- a CDS encoding superoxide dismutase, with the protein MAFELPQLPYAYDALEPHIDARTMEIHHSKHHNAYTTNLNAATTGTDMEGKTIENILINLDMSNGAVRNNGGGFYNHNLFWTVMTPNGGGLPTGDLLAAIETAFGSFEEFKAKFSKAGATQFGSGWAWLCVHEGGKLDVCGTPNQDNPLMPGIGCGGTPILGMDVWEHAYYLNYQNRRPDYIEAFFSVINWVEVSRRYASEK; encoded by the coding sequence ATGGCTTTTGAATTACCACAATTACCGTATGCGTATGACGCCTTAGAACCACATATTGACGCTAGAACAATGGAAATCCACCATTCTAAGCATCATAATGCTTACACTACCAATCTTAATGCAGCTACAACTGGAACAGATATGGAAGGGAAAACTATTGAAAACATCCTTATTAATCTTGATATGAGCAATGGAGCTGTTCGTAACAATGGTGGTGGATTTTACAACCATAACTTGTTTTGGACAGTAATGACTCCAAACGGGGGTGGACTTCCAACAGGAGATTTACTAGCTGCTATCGAAACTGCTTTTGGTTCTTTTGAAGAGTTCAAAGCAAAATTCAGCAAAGCTGGAGCAACTCAATTTGGCTCAGGATGGGCATGGTTATGTGTTCATGAAGGAGGTAAATTAGACGTTTGCGGAACTCCTAATCAGGACAACCCATTAATGCCAGGTATTGGTTGTGGTGGAACTCCAATCTTAGGAATGGATGTTTGGGAACATGCTTACTACTTAAACTACCAAAACAGAAGACCTGATTATATTGAAGCTTTCTTCAGTGTAATTAACTGGGTTGAAGTTTCTAGAAGATATGCTTCTGAGAAATAA
- a CDS encoding amidophosphoribosyltransferase has translation MSDALKHECGIALVRLLKPLEFYKEKYGSAFYGIQKMYLMMEKQHNRGQDGAGFASIKLDVEPGERYISRVRSNQSQPIQDVFAQINERINEEMANHPEYADDVAAQKANIPYIGELFLGHVRYGTFGKNSIESVHPFLRQSNWMHRNLILAGNFNMTNVKELFENLVELGQHPKEMADTVTIMEKIGHFLDKEVMQLYQDCKAEGYSKQEASPVIAERLDVAKILARSAKNLDGGYAMAGLLGHGDAFVFRDPAGIRPAYYYQDDEVVVVASERPVIQTVFNIPFEKVQEIDPGSALIIKKDGTVSMKEILTPTVKKSCSFERIYFSRGSDAEIYQERKTLGKLILPAVLDSIDQDTDNTVFSYIPNTAETSFYGLVEAAQDFLNQRKNDYILENRHTLTEDSLKELLEVKIRTEKVAIKDAKLRTFITEDSSRDDLVAHVYDVTYGVIKPTDNLVIIDDSIVRGTTLKKSIIKMMDRLGPKRIVIVSSAPQIRFPDCYGIDMAKLEGLVAFKAALELLKERNMYHIVDEVYAKCKSQENFKDIDVVNYVTAIYEPFAPQEVSDKIAEMLSSSEIKAEVKIIFQTVEDLHVACPKNLGDWYFTGDYPTPGGNRVVNRAFMNFYEGKDARAY, from the coding sequence ATGAGCGACGCATTAAAACACGAGTGTGGAATAGCATTAGTTAGACTACTTAAACCGCTTGAATTCTATAAGGAAAAATACGGGTCTGCATTTTACGGGATACAAAAAATGTATCTTATGATGGAGAAACAGCACAATCGCGGACAAGATGGAGCTGGGTTTGCTAGTATTAAATTGGATGTAGAACCTGGTGAAAGATACATCAGTAGAGTTCGCTCCAATCAATCGCAACCGATACAAGATGTTTTTGCTCAGATTAACGAAAGGATCAATGAGGAAATGGCAAACCATCCTGAGTATGCAGATGATGTAGCGGCACAAAAAGCAAATATTCCTTATATAGGCGAATTGTTTTTAGGTCACGTTCGTTATGGTACTTTTGGGAAAAATAGTATCGAAAGTGTTCATCCATTTTTGAGACAAAGTAACTGGATGCATCGCAATCTTATTTTGGCGGGGAACTTTAACATGACCAATGTAAAAGAGCTTTTCGAAAATTTGGTTGAGTTAGGACAACATCCAAAAGAAATGGCGGATACGGTTACCATAATGGAGAAAATTGGTCACTTTTTAGATAAAGAAGTAATGCAATTGTACCAAGACTGTAAAGCCGAAGGGTATTCAAAACAAGAAGCTTCTCCTGTAATTGCAGAAAGATTAGATGTTGCTAAAATTTTAGCTCGTTCTGCAAAAAATTTAGATGGTGGATATGCTATGGCTGGACTTTTAGGACATGGTGATGCATTTGTATTTAGAGACCCAGCAGGAATTAGACCCGCTTACTATTACCAAGATGATGAAGTAGTAGTAGTAGCTTCTGAAAGACCTGTGATTCAAACGGTATTCAATATTCCTTTTGAAAAAGTTCAAGAAATTGATCCAGGAAGTGCCTTGATTATCAAGAAAGACGGGACGGTTTCTATGAAAGAGATTTTGACGCCTACTGTAAAAAAATCATGTTCTTTTGAACGAATTTATTTCTCTAGAGGAAGTGATGCTGAAATTTATCAAGAAAGAAAAACGCTTGGAAAATTAATTTTGCCAGCAGTTTTAGATTCAATAGATCAAGATACGGATAATACTGTTTTTTCTTATATTCCAAATACAGCCGAAACTTCCTTTTATGGATTGGTAGAAGCGGCTCAAGATTTCTTGAATCAAAGAAAAAATGACTACATTTTAGAAAACCGTCATACACTAACCGAAGATAGTTTAAAAGAACTTTTAGAAGTTAAAATACGTACAGAGAAAGTAGCTATTAAAGACGCTAAGCTAAGAACCTTTATTACTGAGGATAGTAGCCGTGATGATTTAGTTGCGCATGTATATGATGTTACTTACGGTGTAATAAAACCAACGGATAACTTAGTTATCATTGATGATAGTATTGTAAGAGGAACTACTCTTAAAAAGAGTATTATCAAAATGATGGATCGATTGGGGCCTAAACGAATCGTAATTGTTTCTTCTGCGCCACAAATTCGTTTTCCTGATTGTTATGGAATTGATATGGCTAAATTAGAAGGACTGGTAGCTTTTAAAGCGGCACTAGAACTTTTAAAAGAAAGAAATATGTATCACATCGTTGATGAGGTATATGCAAAATGTAAATCACAAGAAAATTTTAAAGATATTGATGTTGTGAATTACGTAACTGCTATATATGAACCGTTTGCTCCTCAAGAGGTTTCGGATAAAATAGCAGAGATGTTAAGCTCTTCAGAGATTAAGGCTGAGGTTAAAATTATATTCCAAACGGTTGAGGATCTACATGTCGCTTGTCCTAAAAATTTAGGAGACTGGTATTTTACAGGCGATTATCCTACACCTGGAGGTAATAGAGTGGTAAATAGAGCTTTTATGAATTTTTATGAAGGAAAAGATGCAAGAGCATATTAG
- a CDS encoding PfkB family carbohydrate kinase has translation MNKLLIVGTVAFDAIETPFGKTDKILGGAGTYIGLSAAFFDLQSAIVSVVGDDFPQEYLDLLTARNIDISGLEVVKGGKTFFWSGRYHNDLNSRDTLDTQLNVLADFQPKVPENYKNSDVVMLGNLHPLVQSGVLDQLTAKPKLIVLDTMNFWMDCALPELLEVIKRVDVITINDEEARQLSGEYSLVKAAAKIQAMGPQYVVIKKGEHGALLFHDKEVFFAPALPLEEVFDPTGAGDTFAGGFTGYITQSENVSFENMKNAIIYGSNLASFCVEKFGTERMVGLDKDEVVSRLKQFKSLTQFDIEL, from the coding sequence ATGAACAAATTATTGATTGTTGGGACAGTCGCTTTCGACGCCATTGAAACTCCTTTTGGTAAAACTGATAAAATATTAGGAGGAGCTGGAACTTATATAGGTCTGTCTGCTGCTTTTTTTGATTTACAATCAGCTATCGTCTCTGTGGTTGGAGATGATTTTCCACAAGAATATTTAGATTTATTAACAGCGAGAAATATTGATATTTCTGGACTTGAAGTGGTTAAGGGTGGGAAAACATTCTTTTGGAGTGGTCGCTACCACAATGATTTGAACTCTAGAGACACTTTAGATACGCAATTAAATGTCTTAGCAGATTTTCAGCCAAAAGTTCCTGAAAATTATAAAAATTCCGATGTAGTGATGTTAGGAAACTTACATCCATTAGTGCAAAGTGGAGTTTTAGATCAATTGACAGCAAAACCTAAATTAATAGTTTTAGATACTATGAATTTCTGGATGGACTGCGCTTTACCTGAATTATTAGAAGTGATAAAGAGAGTAGACGTGATCACTATCAATGATGAAGAGGCTAGACAGCTTTCTGGTGAGTATTCATTAGTAAAAGCTGCTGCTAAAATTCAAGCAATGGGACCTCAATATGTGGTGATTAAAAAAGGAGAACATGGCGCTTTATTGTTTCATGACAAAGAGGTTTTCTTTGCGCCAGCATTACCATTAGAGGAAGTTTTTGATCCAACAGGTGCAGGAGATACTTTTGCAGGTGGATTTACTGGATACATTACGCAAAGTGAAAATGTATCTTTTGAGAATATGAAAAATGCTATTATTTACGGTTCTAATTTAGCTTCATTTTGTGTGGAGAAATTTGGAACAGAAAGAATGGTTGGTTTAGATAAGGATGAAGTAGTGTCGAGATTGAAGCAATTTAAGTCATTGACACAGTTTGATATAGAATTATAA
- the rnhA gene encoding ribonuclease HI, which produces MNYEVLIYTDGAAKGNPGNGGYGVVMEKAGTPYKKEFFEGFRHTTNNRMELLGVIVGLEKLKNPNTKVLVVSDSKYVIDSVVKRWVFGWEKKGYVGKKNPDLWKRFLVIYRKHQVDFKWVKGHNNHPQNERCDELAVMASQSKPLSVDAFYEKEEAKLL; this is translated from the coding sequence ATGAACTACGAAGTTCTTATATATACAGACGGAGCAGCCAAAGGAAATCCTGGAAATGGAGGTTATGGTGTTGTGATGGAAAAAGCAGGGACACCTTATAAGAAGGAGTTCTTTGAGGGTTTTCGTCACACTACTAATAACCGAATGGAATTGTTGGGGGTAATCGTAGGTTTGGAGAAGTTGAAAAACCCTAATACAAAGGTTTTGGTTGTTTCGGATTCCAAATATGTTATTGATTCTGTTGTGAAAAGATGGGTGTTTGGATGGGAGAAAAAAGGCTATGTTGGAAAAAAAAATCCTGACTTATGGAAGCGTTTTCTGGTTATTTATAGAAAACACCAGGTTGATTTTAAGTGGGTTAAGGGACATAATAATCATCCTCAAAACGAAAGATGCGATGAATTGGCCGTGATGGCTTCACAAAGCAAGCCTCTTTCCGTCGATGCCTTTTATGAGAAAGAAGAAGCAAAACTTTTATAA
- the purN gene encoding phosphoribosylglycinamide formyltransferase produces the protein MRKIVIFASGSGSNAENIIKYFNSNGNVKVVGVFTNNPNAGVIERVKKYNIKAQVFSKIELFEGEFLQKINFLQPDLIVLAGFLLKFPENIIAEYPNKVINIHPALLPKYGGKGMYGMHVHRAVVENKEKESGITIHYVNENYDEGGVIFQKNFEVVAADSAEDVAAKIHELEYKYFPEVIAQVLES, from the coding sequence ATGAGAAAAATTGTGATTTTTGCTTCAGGTTCGGGCTCTAATGCTGAAAATATTATAAAATATTTCAATTCTAATGGAAATGTGAAGGTAGTTGGAGTGTTTACAAATAACCCTAATGCAGGGGTTATTGAGCGTGTAAAAAAATATAACATTAAAGCTCAAGTTTTTTCTAAAATCGAACTATTTGAAGGTGAATTTTTACAAAAAATTAATTTTCTTCAACCCGATTTAATTGTTTTAGCAGGTTTTTTATTGAAATTCCCCGAAAATATTATAGCTGAATATCCTAATAAAGTCATTAATATACATCCTGCATTGCTTCCTAAATATGGAGGTAAAGGAATGTATGGTATGCATGTTCACAGAGCAGTTGTGGAAAATAAGGAAAAGGAATCAGGTATTACAATTCATTATGTAAATGAAAACTACGATGAAGGTGGTGTGATTTTTCAGAAAAACTTTGAAGTTGTTGCTGCTGATTCTGCTGAAGATGTGGCGGCTAAAATTCATGAATTGGAATATAAATATTTCCCAGAAGTTATTGCGCAAGTATTAGAATCATAA
- a CDS encoding acyl carrier protein: MSDIASRVKAIIVDKLGVDENEVVTEASFTNDLGADSLDTVELIMEFEKEFDIQIPDDQAENIATVGQAISYIEEAKK, from the coding sequence ATGTCAGACATTGCATCAAGAGTAAAAGCGATTATCGTAGACAAATTAGGCGTTGACGAAAACGAAGTTGTAACAGAAGCAAGCTTCACTAATGATTTAGGAGCTGACTCGTTAGACACAGTTGAGCTTATTATGGAATTCGAAAAAGAATTTGATATCCAAATTCCAGACGATCAAGCAGAGAACATTGCTACTGTTGGTCAAGCTATTTCTTATATCGAAGAAGCTAAAAAATAA